TCGCCGGCGTCGGCGCGAGCCCGCACAGCGGCTACGAGGTCGTCGAGCTGGACGCCCGCACCGGCCGCGCCCGCGTGATCGGCTCGCTCCACGAAGACGTCGTGGATCCGGCGTACTACCCCCGGCCGGAGATCCGCACCTTCACGGGCCCGGACGGCCGCGACATCCACGCCCACCTCTACCCGCCGCACCACCCGGGCTGCCGCGCGCCGGAGGGCACGCTGCCGCCGTACGTCATCTGGGCGCACGGCGGTCCCACCACCCGCTCCCCGCTCGTCCTCGACCTGGAGATCGCCTACTTCACCTCCCGCGGCATCGGCGTCGCCGAGGTCAACTACGGCGGCTCCAGCGGGCACGGCCGGGAGTACCGCAACCGGCTGCGCGAGCAGTGGGGCGTGGTCGACGTCGAGGACTGCGCGGCCGTCGCCCTCGCCCTCGCCGAGGAGGGCACCGCCGACCGGCGGCGGCTCGCGGTGCGCGGGGGCAGCGCGGGCGGCTGGACCTCCGCGGCCTCCCTGGCCACCACCGACGTCTACGCCTGCGGCACGGTCATCTACCCCGTCCTCGACCTGACCGGCTGGGGCACGGGGGAGACCCACGACTTCGAGTCCCGGTACCTGGAGAGCCTGATCGGCCCGTACGCCCAGGTGCCCGGCCGGTACGCCGAACGGTCGCCCGCCGAGCACGCCGACCGCGTCACCGCCCCGTTCCTGCTCCTCCAGGGCCTGGACGACGTGATCTGCCCGCCCGTGCAGTGCGAGCGGTTCCTCGCCCGCATGGCCGGCCGCGGAGTGCCGCACGCCTATCTCACCTTCGAGGGCGAGGGTCACGGCTTCCGCCGGGCGGAGACCATGGTGCGCGCCCTGGAGGCCGAACTCTCCCTCTACGCACAGGTCTTCGGGCTGGACCCGCAGGGCATCCCCACCCTGGAGCTGACCCGGTGAGCGGCGCCGTGGAACTGACCCGGCCGGACCGGCTCGCCCCAGGCGCCCGGGTGGCCGTCGTCGCGCCCAGCGGGCCGGTGCCCGAGGAGCGGCTCCAGGCGGGCCTGGACGTCCTGCGCGGCTGGGACCTCGACCCGGTCGTGGCACCGCACGTCCTGGACCGGCACGGCACCTTCGACTACCTCGCGGGCACCGACACCGACCGGGCCGCCGACCTCCAGGCCGCCTGGTGCGACCCGTCCGTGGACGCCGTGCTGTGCGCCCGCGGCGGGTACGGCGTCCAGCGCATGGCCGACCTGCTCGACTGGGAGGCGATGCGCGCGGCCGGGCCGAAGGTGTTCGTCGGCTTCAGCGACATCACCGCCCTGCACGAGGCGTTCGCGACCCGCCTCGGGCTGGTCACCCTGCACGGTCCGATGGCCGCGGGGGTCGACTTCATCAAGAACGCGCGGGCGCAGGAGCACCTGAGAGCCAGCCTCTTCGCCCCCGACACCGTCCGGGTGATCGCGTCCGGCGGCTCCCCGATGGTCCCCGGCCGGGCGCGGGGCGTCACCCTCGGCGGCTGCCTCGCCCTGCTCGCCGCCGAACTGGGCAGCCCGCACGCCCGGCCCTCCGCGCGCGGCGGGCTGCTGTGCCTGGAGGACGTGGGGGAGGAGACGTACCGCCTCGACCGCTACCTCACCCAGCTGCTCCGCGCGGGCTGGCTGGACGGGGTCGCCGGGGTGCTGCTGGGCTCCTGGCAGGAGTGCGAGCCGTACGAGCGGCTGCGGCCCCTGCTGGCCGACCGGCTCGGCGGCCTCGGCGTCCCGGTCGTCGAGGACTTCGGGTTCGGGCACTGCGAGGGGGCGCTGACCGTCCCCTTCGGCGTAGCGGCGGAACTCGACGCGGACACGGGCACCCTGACCCTGGAGCGGCCCGCGCTGCGCTGACGCCGGTCCGCGCGCCGCCGGGGCGTCGGACCGGGCGCGAAGGCGAGCACCACGTGTCCGCAGGTGATGAGCCAGGCGCCGTACAGCACCATCCTCTGTGGGCTGAGAGAGGATGCCCCCGGAGCCCGTAGGAAGGAGTAACGCTCCCACGGTTCGGTCGTCCTCCCGGATGTCCCGGCGGCGGGCGTGGCGTGCTGCTGCGGTGTCGGTTTCATTCGCTCAGTCCTGCCAGCCGGGATCCGAAACGGGCGATGAGCGAGGTGTTCCGGGAGTGCCGGCTCTCCTCCCAGCGGTCGGCCACGCCGAAGAGCCGGTACATGCCGTGGACGCCCGTCCACCGCAGCGGCTCGGGTTCCCAGCGCCCGGAGTAGTGGTCGTTCCACGGCAGCCGGGTCAGCGCGGTGTCGCGGTGCTCGGCCCGGTCGAGCAGGGTACGGGCGGCCAGCCGGGTGGCCGTCACACCGTGCCCGGCGTAGCCGCGCGCCACGCCGATCCTCGTCGCCCGGTCGAAGGTGATGCCGGCGCACCAGTCGCGCGTGACGCCGATGGAACCGCGCCAGGCGTGCTCGACGGAGAACGGCATGTCCGGGAAGAAGAGGCGGAGCCGCTCGCTGAGAGTGCGTACGGTCCGGGCGTCCACCCGTCCCTCGCCGGGGGTGCCGGAGTTGAAGGCGTACGGCGTGCCGCGGCCGCCGATGGCGATGCGGTCGTCGGCGGTGCGCTGTGCGTAGACGAAGGTGTGCGCCGCGTCGCCCAGGCACTCGCGGCCGTCCCAGCCGATGCGCTGCCAGACCTCCTCGGGCAGTTGGTTGGTGACGACCATGGAGGAGTTGACCGGAATGACGTCGCGCGCGCCCAGGCCGCGGGCGTCGCCGTCGATCTTTCCGGAGTAGGCCTCGACGCAGGCCAGGACGGTTCCGGCACGCACGGCGCCGCGCGATGTGGTGACGACGCCGGGCGCGATGCGCGTCGCCCGGGTGTCCTCGCAGATCCGCACGCCCTTGGCCCGCACGACGGCCGCGAGGCCGTGGACGAGCTTGGCCGGGTCGATCCGGACGGTGCTGCGGGTGAGCAGGCCGCCCAGGGCCGGCTGGACGGCGATCCGCTTCCTGACGGCCTCCGCGTCGAGCAGCTCCAGGTCCTGCGCGGGGTATCCGTGGGACAGGTCCGCGGCGTAGGTCGTCTCCAGGCGTTTCATCGCCGCGGGCGTGGTGGCCACCCGCAGGTGCCCTCCCCGGTGCTGGTCGGCCTCGATGCCCTCCTGTTCGAGGATGCGCAGGGTGTCGTCGACGCACCGGTGCATCTCCTCCTGGAAGGAGACGACGGCCGCGGCTCCGTCGCGTCCCCGCCTGCGCGAGGCCTTGGCGTAGACGGCCCGGTTGCCGGGGATGAGAGGGGAGAGCCAGCCGCCGTTGCGTCCGGAGGCGCCGTAGCCGACCTCCTTGGCCTCGACGACGGTGATCCGCGCTTCGGGTCGTTCCGCGATGGCGTGGTAGGCGGCCCACAACCCGGTGAGACCACCGCCCACGACGACGAGGTCCTGCTCCTGGCCGGGCAGGTCCGTCGTCGTGCCGTGGGCCTCGCGGCCCGGGTCGGCGGCGGTGCGGGCCGCCGTCATCCAGTGCGATATCTGACCGTTGCGGTACGGAGTCATGGGCGAGTCCCGGGGGTGAGGTGCTGGGTCGGTGCGTGGTGCGACGGTGCGGAGGCTCAGTAGGTGGGTGGCGCCATGGCCCACAGGACCCGGGCCTCGTCCACGCCCGTG
The Streptomyces sp. NBC_01723 genome window above contains:
- a CDS encoding NAD(P)/FAD-dependent oxidoreductase is translated as MTPYRNGQISHWMTAARTAADPGREAHGTTTDLPGQEQDLVVVGGGLTGLWAAYHAIAERPEARITVVEAKEVGYGASGRNGGWLSPLIPGNRAVYAKASRRRGRDGAAAVVSFQEEMHRCVDDTLRILEQEGIEADQHRGGHLRVATTPAAMKRLETTYAADLSHGYPAQDLELLDAEAVRKRIAVQPALGGLLTRSTVRIDPAKLVHGLAAVVRAKGVRICEDTRATRIAPGVVTTSRGAVRAGTVLACVEAYSGKIDGDARGLGARDVIPVNSSMVVTNQLPEEVWQRIGWDGRECLGDAAHTFVYAQRTADDRIAIGGRGTPYAFNSGTPGEGRVDARTVRTLSERLRLFFPDMPFSVEHAWRGSIGVTRDWCAGITFDRATRIGVARGYAGHGVTATRLAARTLLDRAEHRDTALTRLPWNDHYSGRWEPEPLRWTGVHGMYRLFGVADRWEESRHSRNTSLIARFGSRLAGLSE
- a CDS encoding S66 peptidase family protein; protein product: MSGAVELTRPDRLAPGARVAVVAPSGPVPEERLQAGLDVLRGWDLDPVVAPHVLDRHGTFDYLAGTDTDRAADLQAAWCDPSVDAVLCARGGYGVQRMADLLDWEAMRAAGPKVFVGFSDITALHEAFATRLGLVTLHGPMAAGVDFIKNARAQEHLRASLFAPDTVRVIASGGSPMVPGRARGVTLGGCLALLAAELGSPHARPSARGGLLCLEDVGEETYRLDRYLTQLLRAGWLDGVAGVLLGSWQECEPYERLRPLLADRLGGLGVPVVEDFGFGHCEGALTVPFGVAAELDADTGTLTLERPALR